A genomic stretch from Chlamydia caviae GPIC includes:
- a CDS encoding CT583 family protein, with translation MSKLIKEASAFFQKNQENTVKEFHKKEFAMDVFSISLSEDEKEKIENLIVSQHGNFDDECSHGLASIKLLTGQIKSIQKQHVLLIGEKIYKVREILRAMNSPDTTFSAWINLVFHTKSSAYNALGYYELFISLPDKDTKSLFQSIPYKTAYLLASRKGSVKDKVKVLGKIEGMSNTAAIDILNRFLPSLRASQTERSINFEDKNKELSEKLMEILKTVCSGLELSEYNKNLLQQLFEKTLQANSRC, from the coding sequence GTGAGTAAATTAATTAAAGAAGCGTCTGCATTTTTTCAAAAAAATCAGGAAAACACGGTAAAAGAATTCCACAAAAAAGAATTTGCTATGGATGTTTTCTCGATTTCTCTAAGCGAAGATGAGAAAGAAAAAATAGAAAACTTAATTGTTAGCCAACACGGAAATTTCGATGATGAATGTAGTCATGGATTAGCTTCTATTAAACTATTAACAGGGCAGATCAAGTCTATACAAAAACAACATGTTCTTTTAATCGGAGAAAAAATTTATAAAGTTAGAGAGATTTTAAGAGCTATGAATTCACCTGATACAACATTTTCAGCGTGGATAAATCTTGTTTTTCACACCAAATCTTCTGCTTATAATGCTCTAGGATATTACGAGTTATTTATTAGTCTTCCAGACAAAGATACTAAATCTTTGTTTCAATCAATACCGTATAAAACAGCTTACTTATTAGCCTCTAGAAAAGGGTCTGTTAAAGATAAGGTTAAAGTCTTAGGCAAAATTGAGGGAATGTCAAATACTGCAGCTATAGATATCTTAAATAGGTTTTTACCTTCCTTGAGGGCTTCTCAAACAGAAAGATCGATAAACTTTGAAGATAAGAACAAAGAATTATCAGAAAAACTAATGGAAATTCTAAAAACGGTGTGTTCCGGTTTAGAATTATCAGAGTACAACAAGAATTTGCTACAACAGCTCTTCGAGAAGACTCTACAAGCTAATTCCAGATGCTGA
- a CDS encoding tyrosine-type recombinase/integrase: MSGLSHYHKSRLFLTILEAANVWLATLSPITRKNYASGIKFLVSNNILDGSMKLESLICFDHCDVLNKIKSLTYTYTGKTVSEASKQARAACYISFTKFLYRLTKGVVKQACPSRDFGNSTFYKIRDKVKTEFISKKEWLLFFDSLKRISFRDYLIGKLIIQGVRKLSEVISLRTEDLSFAQNQVTFKVKKRQNRYQEVKVSYPNFLMQELRSYLGNREGWVFISREGEQVAINQVYYYFKLAESDINSPIKVTPHVLRASALAYLKKMGFADQEIMRISCLSSTQMLSAYDTGMTDNLTSQLPLIF, from the coding sequence ATGAGCGGTTTGAGTCACTATCATAAGAGTAGATTATTTCTAACAATTCTAGAAGCAGCTAATGTATGGTTGGCCACTTTATCTCCTATTACAAGAAAGAACTATGCTTCGGGAATCAAGTTTCTAGTTTCTAATAATATATTAGATGGTTCTATGAAGTTAGAAAGTTTAATCTGTTTCGATCATTGTGATGTTCTAAACAAGATAAAGTCTTTAACTTATACTTATACAGGTAAGACTGTTTCTGAAGCTTCAAAACAAGCTAGAGCAGCTTGTTATATCTCTTTTACTAAATTTCTTTATCGATTGACCAAAGGAGTTGTTAAGCAGGCATGCCCTTCTAGAGATTTCGGAAATTCTACATTTTATAAAATTAGAGACAAGGTTAAGACAGAGTTTATTTCTAAGAAAGAATGGTTGTTATTTTTCGATTCTTTAAAAAGAATTAGTTTTAGAGATTATCTGATAGGTAAATTAATCATTCAAGGCGTTAGGAAGTTAAGTGAAGTTATTTCCTTAAGAACTGAGGATTTGTCTTTTGCTCAGAATCAGGTCACCTTCAAAGTTAAAAAACGACAAAACAGATACCAAGAAGTTAAAGTAAGCTATCCTAATTTCTTAATGCAGGAATTACGATCTTATCTTGGAAATAGAGAGGGTTGGGTTTTTATTTCTAGAGAGGGGGAGCAGGTAGCAATTAATCAGGTGTATTATTATTTCAAATTGGCTGAGAGTGATATTAATTCACCTATTAAAGTTACACCCCATGTTTTAAGAGCTAGTGCTTTAGCTTATTTGAAAAAGATGGGTTTTGCTGATCAAGAAATAATGCGGATATCTTGTTTATCTTCGACTCAAATGCTATCAGCATACGATACAGGTATGACTGACAATTTAACATCGCAACTGCCTTTAATATTTTAA